CCTCCTGAGAGTGACCCAGAGCAAGAGGATTATATTGGTCCTACATCATCCGATAAAGTTATTTATTCTAGTAGGGATACATATATTTCAGAAGACGATGTTGAACAAAACATAAATTTTGCACATCAAGACAAATTAAGGGTGTATGGCGGCAAATGGTCCAAACAAAAAAGCGCAATTTTAAGATTTGATATTCCTAAAAATGACATATATTCCGTTAAACTGCAAATAACTGTTATAGCGGTGGAAGAAGTGTCGGTTTCAAAGCCTCAAATAATTGATGTATCCATAATATCAAATCATTATTTAATAGATGAGATAACCTGGAATACATTTAATCATAGCCAGCAGAAAATAAAAATAGGCAATATAATTGTAACTGGCGCTGGAACTTATACTTTGGAGCTAAAGGATTATGTTGCCGATCAAATAAAACAAACGGCTATTACATTATCGTTGTTGCTTGAAGATACGCAAATAAACTCTATTGCAAAAACAGAAATCGGTTCATATGAAAATCCTAATAATGAGCCAAGGCTCAACTTAATCAAAAGAGGAGATTCAGCAGAGCCAGGTTTGATGTTTGAGCCTACAGATGATACTTATTTGCTTTCTTCAGCTAGTAATGGTTTTTCAGATGTTATTTGGGCAAAATCTTCAGGCACAAATCATGTAATTAGAGGTTTTATTAGATTTGATTTAGCAACGCTTCAAGAGGAAATTGATACGGCATATCTTTATTTATATTTTATCGGAAAAGAAACACCTAATACGGAAGGCTTTTCGTTAAGGGTATCCAATTTTAATGATTGGGATGAATCAAGTTTGTCTTGGCAATCAACCCCTCATCCTAATAATTATATAATAAACGACTTGACTCAAATAATCCCTGTATCAAATGAAGGAGTTTGGATAAAAATTGATATAAAACATATACTTACAAATCCAAATTTTGTTGATAAATTATATACCTTTGGAATTTATCCTTCAAAATCAGACGCAGGCGTTATTTTTGCAAGTAAAGAAAGTCTAAATAGCCCGTATATTGCTATTAATCAAGTTGAAGGCGAGACTCCCCAATACAAAGTATCTATTGATATAGTTAACGGAAAAGGCGGAGATGTATTTATATCTAATACTACGGTATTCAAGAATGAAAATTTAACGGTATTGATAAAACCCGAATATGATTATTTCATTGAATATGTTAAAATAAACGGACAAAAAATAGATTTTAGCGACTATTTAATAGTAATTTCTGATATTAATAATGATATT
This region of Clostridiales bacterium genomic DNA includes:
- a CDS encoding DNRLRE domain-containing protein — protein: PPESDPEQEDYIGPTSSDKVIYSSRDTYISEDDVEQNINFAHQDKLRVYGGKWSKQKSAILRFDIPKNDIYSVKLQITVIAVEEVSVSKPQIIDVSIISNHYLIDEITWNTFNHSQQKIKIGNIIVTGAGTYTLELKDYVADQIKQTAITLSLLLEDTQINSIAKTEIGSYENPNNEPRLNLIKRGDSAEPGLMFEPTDDTYLLSSASNGFSDVIWAKSSGTNHVIRGFIRFDLATLQEEIDTAYLYLYFIGKETPNTEGFSLRVSNFNDWDESSLSWQSTPHPNNYIINDLTQIIPVSNEGVWIKIDIKHILTNPNFVDKLYTFGIYPSKSDAGVIFASKESLNSPYIAINQVEGETPQYKVSIDIVNGKGGDVFISNTTVFKNENLTVLIKPEYDYFIEYVKINGQKIDFSDYLIVISDINNDISIEVKFNKQNLLMASFSTYTREDMPNTAYDKDEFFAVKTTLTGTNSRIGYLCFKNLNEDVLSNKVIFRIMGYKAVELGSKAMPIGVYAFSDGAKWLENGITWNNQPINDLFYKGKVQDVAGVSASAGLKSGTKLGVLNAISLTWYELDITEYVHALVIAGIHDFGITLVDECNDGAPRFEFYSTMAAQEYRPHLRLDPADKFELETVKITVDTGDYGTVFGQGEVIIGYDYEIFIICDAGYKISQAIVNGQVVNVIRNKILL